One genomic region from Argentina anserina chromosome 2, drPotAnse1.1, whole genome shotgun sequence encodes:
- the LOC126783953 gene encoding uncharacterized protein LOC126783953, which yields MSTIFYAVQCCQCFTMQVKQRKTSSKNNKWTCVVCNQKQSARKVFAESPMARDLRPFVQSSNMASQFTHQDQKLHHHEEHAFFYDVHQCGAQKKRRTDCTEYLDGEAGQRGDTKQEDDESGGYEPQVVTELPPELLEKPKKNRCFDASGSGDKENGGPYELQNRRPVMSVRNSNKHVLSPEDLEDWRCELTMNKNTSDCSLLMLQENKESRSLQVTNATLTGASKWNDYVSKDDNDGLDSKWNDYVTKDD from the exons ATGTCCACCATCTTCTACGCCGTTCAGTGCTGCCAATGCTTCACCATGCAG GTGAAGCAGAGGAAGACGAGCAGTAAGAACAACAAGTGGACATGTGTGGTCTGCAATCAGAAGCAGTCTGCACGCAAGGTGTTCGCTGAAAGTCCCATGGCCCGGGACCTTCGCCCCTTCGTCCAATCCTCCAACATGGCCAGCCAATTCACCCACCAAGATCAAAAACTACACCACCACGAGGAGCATGCCTTTTTTTATGATGTTCATCAGTGCGGTGCCCAAAAGAAAAGGCGAACCGATTGTACCGAGTATCTGGATGGGGAGGCCGGTCAGCGTGGTGATACAAagcaagaagatgatgaaa GTGGTGGTTATGAGCCCCAAGTTGTAACCGAGTTGCCGCCGGAGTTGTTAGAGAAACCAAAGAAAAATAGATGTTTTGATGCTTCTGGGTCTGGGGATAAAGAAAATGGGGGTCCGTATGAGCTTCAGAATCGCAGACCGGTAATGTCTGTGAGGAATTCCAACAAACATGTGCTCTCCCCAGAAG ATCTGGAGGACTGGAGGTGCGAGTTGACAATGAACAAGAACACTTCGGATTGCAGCCTTCTCATGTTACAAGAAAATAAGGAGTCAAGATCACTGCAAGTGACAAATGCTACACTTACAGGTGCTTCGAAGTGGAATGATTACGTAAGCAAAGATGATAATGATGGCTTGGATTCAAAGTGGAATGATTACGTAACCAAAGATGACTAA